Proteins found in one Cytobacillus luteolus genomic segment:
- the rpsF gene encoding 30S ribosomal protein S6 has translation MRKYEVMYIIRPNIEDEAKKALVERFNGVLTDNGAEIANVKEWGKRRLAYEINDFRDGYYMILSVMSNSEAVKEFDRLAKISEDIIRHIVIREEE, from the coding sequence ATGAGAAAGTACGAAGTAATGTATATCATCCGTCCAAACATTGAAGATGAAGCTAAAAAAGCTTTAGTTGAGCGTTTTAATGGCGTTTTAACTGACAATGGTGCGGAGATTGCTAATGTTAAAGAATGGGGTAAACGTCGTCTTGCTTATGAAATCAATGATTTCCGCGATGGTTATTACATGATTCTTAGCGTTATGTCTAATTCTGAAGCAGTTAAAGAGTTCGATCGTTTAGCTAAAATCAGTGAAGACATTATCCGTCACATTGTAATTAGAGAAGAAGAGTAA
- the ssb gene encoding single-stranded DNA-binding protein, which yields MMNRVILVGRLTKDPELRYTPSGVAIATFTLAVNRTFTNQQGDREADFINCVVWRKPAENVANFLKKGSLAGVDGKLQTRNYEGQDGKRVYVTEVVAESVQFLEPRNSAGGSGFEQQRSGGSGYGGSPQGQGNQFGQQNQNQNQRSNQGYTRVDDDPFANDGQPIDISDDDLPF from the coding sequence ATGATGAATCGCGTAATTCTCGTTGGTAGACTTACGAAGGATCCTGAATTAAGGTATACCCCAAGTGGAGTTGCTATAGCAACCTTTACTTTAGCTGTTAACAGAACATTTACGAACCAACAAGGTGATCGTGAAGCAGACTTCATTAATTGCGTTGTATGGCGTAAACCTGCTGAAAACGTTGCTAACTTCTTGAAAAAAGGTAGTTTAGCTGGAGTTGACGGTAAATTACAAACACGTAATTATGAAGGTCAAGATGGTAAACGTGTATATGTTACTGAAGTTGTTGCGGAATCTGTCCAATTTTTAGAGCCTAGAAATAGTGCCGGTGGAAGTGGCTTTGAGCAACAACGCAGCGGTGGATCAGGTTATGGTGGATCTCCTCAAGGGCAAGGTAACCAGTTCGGACAACAAAATCAAAATCAGAATCAACGTAGCAACCAAGGATATACTCGAGTGGATGATGATCCATTTGCAAATGATGGACAACCAATTGACATTTCAGATGATGACTTGCCGTTTTAA
- the rpsR gene encoding 30S ribosomal protein S18: MAGGRRGGRGAKRRKVCFFTAHGITKIDYKDLDVLKRFISERGKILPRRVTGTSAKYQRKLTVAIKRARQMALLPYVSGE, encoded by the coding sequence ATGGCAGGAGGACGCAGAGGTGGACGTGGAGCTAAACGTCGTAAAGTTTGTTTCTTTACAGCTCACGGAATCACTAAAATCGACTACAAAGATCTTGACGTGTTAAAACGTTTTATTTCTGAACGTGGTAAAATTTTACCTCGTCGTGTAACAGGTACTAGCGCGAAATATCAACGTAAATTAACAGTTGCGATCAAACGTGCTCGTCAAATGGCATTATTACCATACGTTTCTGGTGAATAA